The Lepus europaeus isolate LE1 chromosome 21, mLepTim1.pri, whole genome shotgun sequence genome has a window encoding:
- the ZCWPW1 gene encoding zinc finger CW-type PWWP domain protein 1 isoform X12 — translation MMVIHTPEISAPQEDEVVPESRASKRGQPDPAPSEKKLSRPCLSKRKKEAQDEQVERVQGGHEHRQTDQPKKMIKDLSQIRGKQKEDKSGFGQYLVWVQCSSSNCEKWRRLHGNIDPSVLPDNWSCDQNTDSKYNSCDIPEETWTGCESEVAYATYIPGSIIWAKQYGYPWWPGMIESDPDLGEYFLFASQLDSLPSKYHVTFFGETVSRAWIPVNMLKNFQELSLELAGVKKCRNKDCSQKLEAALMMAQQAEQIGIQERVNLFGFQSRYNGSDSSGEGKDLRPSESNSPESCLEKDGEEESEIEEESESEKKDPTLPSPKQAKIRTKNPKSKVEFVAGMTNGRGGTLPKKTMKSSLDSESTAPSTPIMRGEEDQRNSDPDQPGPKKKFKAPQSKASATSLAEEEVRTVPKGLTPQMQGGACPSLGKRPRLQEPAAREAEILPPEDEVSSDLDLEQLMEDNGKEPEEREEPQHRDSEEEFMALFEE, via the exons ATGATGGTAATTCATACTCCAGAGATTTCAGCCCCTCAGGAAGATGAAGTTGTTCCTGAGTCAAGGGCATCTAAGCGAGGCCAGCCAGATCCTGCACCATCTGAGAAGAAACTGAGTAGGCCGTGtttaagcaaaagaaagaaggaagccc AAGATGAGCAAGTGGAGAGAGTCCAAGGTGGACATgagcacagacagacagaccaacCAAAGAAAATGATTAAAGACCTTTCTCAGATCAGGGGCAAGCAAAAAGAAGATAAAAGTGGTTTTG GTCAATATCTAGTTTGGGTCCAGTGTTCCTCCTCAAACTGTGAGAAATGGAGGCGGCTGCATGGGAATATCGACCCGTCAGTTCTTCCAGATAATTGGTCCTGTGATCAGAATACAG ACTCGAAGTATAATAGCTGTGATATTCCTGAGGAGACCTGGACGGGGTGTGAGAGTGAAGTGGCCTATGCCACCTACATTCCAGGATCCATCATCTGGGCTAAGCAGTATGGTTACCCCTG GTGGCCAGGCATGATAGAATCTGATCCTGACCtgggggaatattttctttttgcctctcaactTGACTCCCTGCCG TCTAAATACCACGTGACATTTTTTGGAGAAACAGTTTCtcgtgcttggatccctgtcaacATGCTAAAGAACTTCCAGGAGCTGTCCCTGGAGCTAGCAGGAGTG AAAAAGTGCAGGAACAAGGACTGCAGCCAGAAACTGGAGGCAGCTCTAATGATGGCTCAACAGGCAGAACAGATCGGCATTCAG GAGCGGGTTAACTTGTTTGGTTTCCAGAGCCGATACAATGGATCTGACAGCAGTGGGGAAGGGAAAG ACTTAAGGCCCTCTGAGTCTAACAGCCCAGAGTCCTGCTTGGAGAAAGATGGGGAGGAGGAGTCGGAGATAGAGgaggagtcagagtcagagaaaaaG GACCCAACTTTGCCCAGTCCCAAGCAAGCCAAAATACGAACAAAAAATCCCAAGTCAAAGG TGGAGTTTGTTGCAGGCATGACCAATGGACGAGGTGGGACCCTGCCAAAGAAGACAATGAAGAGCTCTCTAGACAGTGAATCTACAGCTCCTTCTACACCCATAATGCGAGGGGAAGAAGACCAAAGGAATTCAGATCCTGATCAGCCAG GCcctaagaaaaaatttaaagctcCCCAAAGCAAGGCCTCAGCAACCAGTTTGGCTGAGGAAGAAGTTAGAACAGTGCCCAAGGGCCTGACCCCACAAATGCAAGGGGGGGCCTGTCCCTCGCTGGGGAAAAGACCCAgactccaggagccagcagctcggGAGGCTGAAATTCTCCCTCCTGAAGATGAAGTCTCCAGTGACTTGGACCTGGAGCAACTCATGGAAGATAATGGGAAAGaaccagaagagagagaggagcctcAGCACAGAGACAGTGAAGAGGAGTTCATGGCCCTCTTCGAGGAGTAG
- the ZCWPW1 gene encoding zinc finger CW-type PWWP domain protein 1 isoform X14 translates to MIESDPDLGEYFLFASQLDSLPSKYHVTFFGETVSRAWIPVNMLKNFQELSLELAGVKKCRNKDCSQKLEAALMMAQQAEQIGIQERVNLFGFQSRYNGSDSSGEGKDLRPSESNSPESCLEKDGEEESEIEEESESEKKDPTLPSPKQAKIRTKNPKSKVEFVAGMTNGRGGTLPKKTMKSSLDSESTAPSTPIMRGEEDQRNSDPDQPGPKKKFKAPQSKASATSLAEEEVRTVPKGLTPQMQGGACPSLGKRPRLQEPAAREAEILPPEDEVSSDLDLEQLMEDNGKEPEEREEPQHRDSEEEFMALFEE, encoded by the exons ATGATAGAATCTGATCCTGACCtgggggaatattttctttttgcctctcaactTGACTCCCTGCCG TCTAAATACCACGTGACATTTTTTGGAGAAACAGTTTCtcgtgcttggatccctgtcaacATGCTAAAGAACTTCCAGGAGCTGTCCCTGGAGCTAGCAGGAGTG AAAAAGTGCAGGAACAAGGACTGCAGCCAGAAACTGGAGGCAGCTCTAATGATGGCTCAACAGGCAGAACAGATCGGCATTCAG GAGCGGGTTAACTTGTTTGGTTTCCAGAGCCGATACAATGGATCTGACAGCAGTGGGGAAGGGAAAG ACTTAAGGCCCTCTGAGTCTAACAGCCCAGAGTCCTGCTTGGAGAAAGATGGGGAGGAGGAGTCGGAGATAGAGgaggagtcagagtcagagaaaaaG GACCCAACTTTGCCCAGTCCCAAGCAAGCCAAAATACGAACAAAAAATCCCAAGTCAAAGG TGGAGTTTGTTGCAGGCATGACCAATGGACGAGGTGGGACCCTGCCAAAGAAGACAATGAAGAGCTCTCTAGACAGTGAATCTACAGCTCCTTCTACACCCATAATGCGAGGGGAAGAAGACCAAAGGAATTCAGATCCTGATCAGCCAG GCcctaagaaaaaatttaaagctcCCCAAAGCAAGGCCTCAGCAACCAGTTTGGCTGAGGAAGAAGTTAGAACAGTGCCCAAGGGCCTGACCCCACAAATGCAAGGGGGGGCCTGTCCCTCGCTGGGGAAAAGACCCAgactccaggagccagcagctcggGAGGCTGAAATTCTCCCTCCTGAAGATGAAGTCTCCAGTGACTTGGACCTGGAGCAACTCATGGAAGATAATGGGAAAGaaccagaagagagagaggagcctcAGCACAGAGACAGTGAAGAGGAGTTCATGGCCCTCTTCGAGGAGTAG